A single region of the Xenopus laevis strain J_2021 chromosome 4L, Xenopus_laevis_v10.1, whole genome shotgun sequence genome encodes:
- the LOC121393112 gene encoding histo-blood group ABO system transferase 2-like isoform X2, translating into MTAKQWIVGFLIVSMIFLLLFLQKAALKVLTPWLAPIIWDGTYDLRILNNQLKGKRIGLFVFAVKKYIRFLLPFLESAEQHFMVGYNVTYYAFTDNTAAVPKISLGAGRILNLLEVEADKRWQDISMKRMQILVNLTHDRLPKEVDYLVCADVDMVFNDHVGVEILGDLVATIHPGLFLAQRDEFTYDRNPESAAYIPYGEGDFYYMAAFYGGTVEEINKLSTFCHKGIVADKKKNIEAVWQEESHFNKYLFYNKPTKVLSPEYIWDTNLPNGDLVKKRRFLAVHKNHEEVRN; encoded by the exons ACAGAAAGCTGCTCTCAAAGTCCTCACTCCCTGGCTCGCACCTATTATATGGGATGGGACATATGACCTTCGGATTTTAAACAACCAGTTAAAAGGCAAAAGGATTGGACTGTTTGTGTTTGCAGTGAAAAA GTATATTCGATTTCTCCTTCCATTTTTGGAATCGGCAGAACAACATTTTATGGTTGGGTACAATGTAACATATTATGCATTCACTGACAACACTGCAGCAGTACCGAAAATAAGTTTGGGTGCTGGACGCATTTTGAACCTACTGGAGGTTGAAGCTGATAAACGCTGGCAGGATATTTCGATGAAGCGTATGCAGATCCTGGTTAACTTGACCCATGATCGGCTGCCAAAGGAGGTGGACTACTTGGTGTGTGCTGATGTGGATATGGTATTTAATGACCATGTAGGAGTAGAGATATTAGGGGATCTAGTGGCCACTATACACCCTGGACTATTTCTTGCTCAACGTGATGAGTTTACTTATGATCGGAACCCAGAATCAGCAGCCTATATACCATATGGAGAAGGAGATTTCTACTACATGGCTGCTTTCTATGGGGGGACAGTAGAAGAGATTAATAAACTTAGCACATTTTGTCACAAAGGCATTGTTGCTGACAAGAAAAAGAACATTGAAGCTGTGTGGCAAGAAGAATCTCATTTCAATAAGtatcttttttataataaacccaCTAAAGTCCTATCTCCTGAATATATCTGGGATACTAACTTACCTAATGGTGACCTGGTGAAAAAGAGGAGATTCCTCGCTGTGCATAAGAATCACGAAGAAGTCAGGAACTAA
- the LOC121393112 gene encoding histo-blood group ABO system transferase 2-like isoform X1: MTAKQWIVGFLIVSMIFLLLFFVIRMQKTQVVFQEKQVEDTKNDDLNDLENLKMEIIQCERKLLLRRPDIRQKAALKVLTPWLAPIIWDGTYDLRILNNQLKGKRIGLFVFAVKKYIRFLLPFLESAEQHFMVGYNVTYYAFTDNTAAVPKISLGAGRILNLLEVEADKRWQDISMKRMQILVNLTHDRLPKEVDYLVCADVDMVFNDHVGVEILGDLVATIHPGLFLAQRDEFTYDRNPESAAYIPYGEGDFYYMAAFYGGTVEEINKLSTFCHKGIVADKKKNIEAVWQEESHFNKYLFYNKPTKVLSPEYIWDTNLPNGDLVKKRRFLAVHKNHEEVRN; this comes from the exons tGTTATTAGAATGCAGAAAACACAGGTTGTGTTTCAGGAGAAACAAGTAGAAGACACAAAAAATGATGATTTGAATGACctagaaaatttaaaaatggaaataatacaATGCGAAAGGAAACTTCTGCTGCGTCGCCCAGATATAAG ACAGAAAGCTGCTCTCAAAGTCCTCACTCCCTGGCTCGCACCTATTATATGGGATGGGACATATGACCTTCGGATTTTAAACAACCAGTTAAAAGGCAAAAGGATTGGACTGTTTGTGTTTGCAGTGAAAAA GTATATTCGATTTCTCCTTCCATTTTTGGAATCGGCAGAACAACATTTTATGGTTGGGTACAATGTAACATATTATGCATTCACTGACAACACTGCAGCAGTACCGAAAATAAGTTTGGGTGCTGGACGCATTTTGAACCTACTGGAGGTTGAAGCTGATAAACGCTGGCAGGATATTTCGATGAAGCGTATGCAGATCCTGGTTAACTTGACCCATGATCGGCTGCCAAAGGAGGTGGACTACTTGGTGTGTGCTGATGTGGATATGGTATTTAATGACCATGTAGGAGTAGAGATATTAGGGGATCTAGTGGCCACTATACACCCTGGACTATTTCTTGCTCAACGTGATGAGTTTACTTATGATCGGAACCCAGAATCAGCAGCCTATATACCATATGGAGAAGGAGATTTCTACTACATGGCTGCTTTCTATGGGGGGACAGTAGAAGAGATTAATAAACTTAGCACATTTTGTCACAAAGGCATTGTTGCTGACAAGAAAAAGAACATTGAAGCTGTGTGGCAAGAAGAATCTCATTTCAATAAGtatcttttttataataaacccaCTAAAGTCCTATCTCCTGAATATATCTGGGATACTAACTTACCTAATGGTGACCTGGTGAAAAAGAGGAGATTCCTCGCTGTGCATAAGAATCACGAAGAAGTCAGGAACTAA